A part of Caretta caretta isolate rCarCar2 chromosome 1, rCarCar1.hap1, whole genome shotgun sequence genomic DNA contains:
- the LOC125631539 gene encoding secreted frizzled-related protein 2: MDVLLLLVLLAWAWRSPSLAAPFTYQLARLSSQRSSCKPIPSSMTLCHGVGYNEMRLPNLLGHESMKEALQQAASWVPLLTKQCHGDTKKFLCSLFAPVCISDLEDPIYPCRSLCEAVRDGCTPVMAAFGFPWPAMFNCSRFPRGNELCIPPAGPDDRLQLAKEDTVCAACISRGHSEKEFLENFCSQDFALKMSIKALSSADGDLKVTPELKSRTLYKQGGWSEEELKKPVLWLTHGETCTCEELRGQGTVVLAMGHKVAGRLVISWVRRWQRGERELKKFTRAVRKIQC; this comes from the exons ATGGATGTCCTGCTGCTCCTCGTCCTCTTGGCGTGGGCGTGGCGCTCCCCTTCCCTGGCTGCTCCTTTCACCTACCAGCTGGCCCGGCTCAGCTCCCAGCGGAGCAGCTGCAAGCCCATCCCCAGCAGCATGACCCTCTGCCACGGGGTCGGGTACAACGAGATGCGGCTGCCCAACCTGCTGGGCCACGAGAGCATGAAGGAAGCTCTGCAGCAAGCCGCCTCCTGGGTACCGCTGCTCACCAAGCAGTGCCATGGGGACACCAAGAAATTCCTGTGCTCCCTCTTCGCCCCCGTGTGCATCAGCGACCTGGAGGATCCCATCTACCCTTGCAGGTCCCTCTGCGAGGCGGTGAGAGACGGCTGCACCCCTGTCATGGCTGCCTTTGGCTTCCCCTGGCCAGCGATGTTCAACTGCAGCAGGTTCCCTCGGGGGAACGAACTGTGCATCCCGCCGGCCGGCCCAGACGACAGACTCCAGCTCGCGAAGGAAG ACACAGTGTGCGCAGCCTGTATCAGCCGAGGGCACAGCGAAAAGGAGTTCCTGGAAAACTTCTGCAGCCAAGATTTTG CCTTGAAAATGAGCATCAAAGCGCTGTCCAGCGCGGACGGAGACTTGAAAGTGACCCCGGAGCTCAAGAGCCGGACCCTCTACAAGCAGGGAGGCTGGTCGGAAGAAGAGCTGAAGAAGCCGGTCCTGTGGCTGACGCACGGCGAGACCTGCACCTGCGAAGAACTCCGTGGCCAGGGCACTGTGGTCCTGGCCATGGGCCACAAGGTGGCTGGCCGCTTGGTCATCTCCTGGGTAAGGAGGTGGCAGcgaggggagagggagctgaaGAAATTCACCCGGGCTGTGAGGAAGATCCAGTGCTAA
- the TOMT gene encoding transmembrane O-methyltransferase, translated as MVSPAVALAFIPFLVTLIIRYRHYFLLFYRAVLVRRLQDCLTGISREERAFQYVLTHAIPGDPHHILETFDQWCYHCEYLSNMGPHKGKILDRLICENTPLTVLELGTSCGYATILMAQCLPMGARLYTVEMDPRNAAVAEKVIRLAGFDEDTVELIVGTSEEVIPQLKEKHGLLKADFVFMDHWKRCYLRDLQLLEAHDLLLEGATIVADNVVFPGAPHFLQYVKTCGKYQCKMHRTSLEYFRAIPDGMAELTYTGLD; from the exons ATGGTCTCCCCAGCCGTTGCTCTGGCCTTCATCCCGTTCCTGGTCACCTTGATCATCCGCTACCGGCACTACTTCCTGCTCTTCTACCGGGCCGTGCTGGTTCGCCGGCTGCAGGACTGCCTGACGGGCATCTCCCGGGAGGAGCGGGCCTTCCAGTACGTCCTCACGCACGCCATCCCCGGCGACCCCCACCACATCCTCGAGACCTTCGACCAGTGGTGCTACCACTGCGAGTACCTCAGCAACATGGGGCCTCACAAAG GTAAGATCCTGGACCGTCTGATCTGTGAGAACACGCCGCTCACCGTTCTAGAGCTGGGCACGTCCTGTGGTTACGCCACCATCCTCATGGCCCAGTGTCTGCCCATGGGTGCCCGGCTCTACACTGTGGAGATGGACCCACGCAATGCCGCAGTGGCCGAGAAGGTCATCCGCCTGGCGGGCTTCGACGAGGACACT GTGGAGCTGATTGTGGGCACCTCGGAGGAGGTGATCCCGCAGCTGAAGGAGAAGCACGGCCTGCTCAAGGCCGACTTTGTCTTCATGGACCACTGGAAGCGCTGCTACCTGCGGGacctgcagctgctggaggccCACGACCTGCTGCTCGAGGGAGCCACCATCGTGGCCGACAACGTGGTCTTCCCCGGCGCGCCCCACTTCCTGCAGTACGTCAAGACCTGTGGCAAGTACCAGTGCAAGATGCACAGGACCAGCCTGGAGTACTTCCGGGCCATCCCCGACGGCATGGCCGAACTCACCTACACTGGCCTGGACTGA
- the LOC125637288 gene encoding protein mono-ADP-ribosyltransferase TIPARP-like produces the protein MPAKRWCSSPPAVERWVSEDGVPFHVHQEDGIRICDGFLLGHCPRRESCPLHHTRYPFHWQIRGSGRAAWQSLSDSSQRHLEKLYGDAKNGFVRFLDRNRSFGILDLDTMELGYSDVVNRVRRLASTSDWKQNPRFHTRWQVYWKHRDTWQPYEEPVPHDLLAAFERGSQEPTFRFQGQLYTMDPRPPQQSTEGQGSVQPIQIQRRPAYRSLSCMARYLRTIPWGSRGLFHPSTSTIPGERPTDGYCGPYPATWVPQTPRGQAFLHAEVAASEAVYREICELFHASVPEDMVLVLRIYRIRNDALWKKYSSRKERMSSGLSAQEKRLLERHLFHGTSADNVASICRENFNPRLSGKHGAHYGHGSYFSSYAHCSHNFALANHAGHRHMFLAKVLVGKWALGRPGYTQPPAREPGGQCYDSCSDDGQEPALYVIFDNSQCYPYFVICYKLLGDPVTLDGVGGAGLLAGNSFPAGRLTQPSFSTL, from the exons ATGCCTGCCAAACGCTGGTGCAGCTCCCCGCCCGCTGTGGAGCGATGGGTCAGCGAGGACGGCGTCCCCTTCCACGTCCACCAGGAAGATGGCATCCGGATCTGTGACGGCTTCCTGCTCGGGCACTGTCCCCGGAGGGAGAGCTGCCCTCTCCATCACACCCGCTACCCCTTCCACTGGCAGATCAGGGGGAGTGGAAGGGCAGCGTGGCAGAGTCTGAGCGACTCGTCTCAGCGTCACTTGGAGAAGCTCTACGGCGACGCTAAAAACGGCTTTGTGCGGTTCTTGGACAG GAACCGATCGTTTGGGATCCTGGACCTGGACACCATGGAGCTGGGCTATTCGGACGTGGTTAACAGAGTGAGGCGGCTGGCCAGCACCTCGGACTGGAAGCAGAATCCCCGCTTCCACACCAGGTGGCAGGTGTACTGGAAGCACAGAGACACCTGGCAGCCTTACgaggag CCTGTTCCCCACGACCTCCTTGCAGCCTTTGAGAGGGGCTCCCAGGAACCCACCTTTCGGTTCCAGGGCCAACTCTACACCATGGATCCAAGGCCCCCTCAGCAGAGCACTGAAGGCCAGGGATCTGTCCAGCCCATCCAGATCCAGCGCCGACCGGCCTACCGCTCCCTGAGCTGCATGGCACGGTATCTGCG GACAATCCCTTGGGGCTCCCGGGGACTCTTCCATCCTTCCACGTCCACCATCCCCGGGGAGAGACCCACAGATGGGTACTGTGGCCCGTACCCAGCCACCTGGGTTCCCCAGACACCCCGTGGCCAGGCCTTCCTCCATGCAGAGGTGGCCGCATCGGAAGCGGTGTACCGCGAGATCTGTGAGCTCTTCCACGCGTCTGTCCCAGAGGACATGGTGCTGGTGCTGAGGATTTACAGGATCCGGAACGATGCACTCTGGAAAAAATACAGCAG CCGGAAGGAGCGCATGTCCAGCGGACTCTCGGCCCAGGAGAAGAGGCTCCTGGAGAGGCACCTCTTCCACGGGACCTCAGCCGACAACGTGGCGTCCATCTGCAGGGAGAACTTTAACCCCCGTCTCTCCGGAAAGCACGGTGCCCATTACGGCCACGGCAGCTACTTCTCTTCCTATGCCCACTGCTCCCACAACTTCGCTCTGGCCAACCACGCCGGCCACCGCCACATGTTCCTGGCCAAGGTCCTGGTGGGCAAGTGGGCGTTGGGGAGACCCGGGTACACCCAGCCCCCGGCGAGGGAGCCTGGCGGACAGTGCTACGACTCCTGCAGCGATGATGGCCAAGAGCCCGCCCTCTACGTGATCTTCGACAACTCCCAGTGCTACCCCTACTTCGTGATCTGCTACAaactgctcggtgaccccgtgaCGCTGGACGGCGTCGGAGGAGCGGGTCTGTTGGCAGGGAACAGCTTCCCAGCGGGCAGGCTCACGCAGCCCAGCTTTTCCACGCTCTAA